One window of Trinickia caryophylli genomic DNA carries:
- a CDS encoding LysR substrate-binding domain-containing protein — translation MRISPLPPLQCLIAFEASVRHASFTRAAVELNLTQSAISRQIGQLEEFLGRTLFLREPRALRLTVAGERYASRVRTLLEECSEATFEIMKRYGDFDLSVACSSGIGILWLTPRLCAFRAAHPNVNLRLIVRDSLASLAPSEFDVGLYYLRDRCESHLDAERLIDEEVFPVCSPDYLDGRLVSPAELLEHTLLTHEDRQRPWMSWDEWLELNGVIMAKKPKIIAANHYPQLVQMAVYGQGIVLGWNRLIDQYLEKRQLVRATRETATHGGGYYIVTPHERTMNRAATLFTRWLAQQRAPDDLRISA, via the coding sequence ATGCGCATTTCCCCGCTCCCTCCGCTGCAGTGCCTGATCGCATTTGAGGCATCCGTCAGGCATGCCAGCTTTACGCGTGCCGCCGTCGAACTCAATCTGACGCAAAGTGCCATCAGCCGGCAGATCGGCCAGCTCGAGGAATTTCTCGGTCGAACCTTGTTTCTGCGCGAGCCGCGCGCCTTGCGGCTCACCGTCGCCGGCGAGCGCTACGCGAGCCGTGTCCGAACGCTGTTGGAGGAATGCTCCGAGGCGACGTTCGAAATCATGAAGCGCTATGGCGACTTCGACCTGTCGGTCGCCTGCTCGTCCGGCATCGGTATTTTGTGGCTGACGCCACGGCTCTGTGCGTTTCGCGCAGCCCATCCGAACGTCAACCTGCGCCTGATCGTGCGCGACAGCCTCGCCTCGCTTGCACCGTCCGAATTCGACGTCGGGCTCTACTATCTGCGCGACCGTTGCGAATCGCATCTGGATGCCGAGCGCCTGATCGACGAAGAGGTATTCCCGGTCTGTTCGCCCGACTACCTCGACGGCCGTCTGGTGTCGCCGGCAGAACTTCTCGAACACACGCTGCTGACTCATGAGGACCGCCAGCGGCCCTGGATGTCATGGGACGAATGGCTCGAACTAAACGGCGTGATCATGGCGAAAAAACCGAAAATCATCGCGGCGAACCACTATCCGCAGCTGGTCCAGATGGCTGTTTACGGTCAGGGCATCGTCCTCGGCTGGAACCGGCTGATCGATCAATACCTCGAGAAGCGGCAGCTCGTCAGGGCCACCCGCGAGACCGCTACCCACGGCGGCGGGTATTACATCGTCACGCCGCACGAACGCACCATGAATCGGGCCGCCACGTTATTTACGCGTTGGTTGGCACAGCAGCGCGCACCGGACGATCTGCGTATCAGCGCGTGA